Proteins co-encoded in one Etheostoma spectabile isolate EspeVRDwgs_2016 unplaced genomic scaffold, UIUC_Espe_1.0 scaffold00006502, whole genome shotgun sequence genomic window:
- the LOC116678144 gene encoding guanylyl cyclase-activating protein 2 isoform X1 codes for MGQEYSSPDKEVTLQQIQELYRKFASECPSGNLHLHEFKRFFGINSNSTEEECAYMEHLFRSFDTNEDGKIDFMEYVAGLHLVLRGRLEDKLKWSFKVYDRDGNGCLDRREVKQIVRIINKIKKHNDPDAGNIEDICDRIFELVDKNNDSKISLEEFIEGAEKDPWVMEQLQLDVGPFDWFRERREKKT; via the exons atgGGTCAAGAATACAGCAGCCCAGATAAGGAAGTGACTCTCCAACAGATCCAGGAACTTTACCGTAAATTTGCGAGCGAATGTCCAAGTGGAAATCTGCACTTACACGAATTCAAGAGATTCTTTGGAATCAACAGCAACTCCACAGAAGAAGAATGTGCATATATGGAACATTTGTTTCGATCCTTTGACACAAATGAG GATGGGAAAATCGACTTCATGGAGTACGTGGCGGGGCTGCACCTCGTCCTGCGTGGAAGACTCGAGGACAAACTGAAGTGGTCTTTTAAGGTTTATGACCGAGATGGCAATGGCTGTTTGGACCGACGGGAAGTGAAACAAATTGTCAGA ATCATCAACAAGATAAAGAAGCACAACGATCCTGACGCAGGGAACATCGAAGATATTTGTGACAGAATATTTGAACTGGTGGACAAAAATAACGACAGTAAG ATTTCTTTGGAGGAATTTATCGAAGGGGCAGAAAAGGACCCGTGGGTGATGGAACAGCTCCAACTGGACGTCGGGCCCTTTGATTGGTTCCGTGAACGTCGGGAGAAGAAAACTTGA
- the LOC116678144 gene encoding guanylyl cyclase-activating protein 2 isoform X2 yields the protein MGQEYSSPDKEVTLQQIQELYRKFASECPSGNLHLHEFKRFFGINSNSTEEECAYMEHLFRSFDTNEDGKIDFMEYVAGLHLVLRGRLEDKLKWSFKVYDRDGNGCLDRREVKQIVRIINKIKKHNDPDAGNIEDICDRIFELVDKNNDRRISLEEFIEGAEKDPWVMEQLQLDVGPFDWFRERREKKT from the exons atgGGTCAAGAATACAGCAGCCCAGATAAGGAAGTGACTCTCCAACAGATCCAGGAACTTTACCGTAAATTTGCGAGCGAATGTCCAAGTGGAAATCTGCACTTACACGAATTCAAGAGATTCTTTGGAATCAACAGCAACTCCACAGAAGAAGAATGTGCATATATGGAACATTTGTTTCGATCCTTTGACACAAATGAG GATGGGAAAATCGACTTCATGGAGTACGTGGCGGGGCTGCACCTCGTCCTGCGTGGAAGACTCGAGGACAAACTGAAGTGGTCTTTTAAGGTTTATGACCGAGATGGCAATGGCTGTTTGGACCGACGGGAAGTGAAACAAATTGTCAGA ATCATCAACAAGATAAAGAAGCACAACGATCCTGACGCAGGGAACATCGAAGATATTTGTGACAGAATATTTGAACTGGTGGACAAAAATAACGACA GGCGAATTTCTTTGGAGGAATTTATCGAAGGGGCAGAAAAGGACCCGTGGGTGATGGAACAGCTCCAACTGGACGTCGGGCCCTTTGATTGGTTCCGTGAACGTCGGGAGAAGAAAACTTGA